The DNA region TTGGGTAAAAGATAGAATTGATGAGCGCGATTTTAGTAGCTTATTTCAATTTGAAAAATTAGGGAAAGTTGCTGATTATTCAGTGCCTACTATGGATCATTATTTACCTATGTTGTATTGTTTATCGTTATGCGAATCGGACGAAACAATTACGCATACATTTACAGAAGTGACAAGAGGGTTGAGTTTCAGATGTTTTCGAATAAGTTGAAAACGCCAATTCTATTAAAATTGGCGTTGGATATATTATTTACTTTGGAAATCTTTTTAGATGGCATTATCTAAAATAATACATCATGTAAATCTTGATTTTTTTCAAATGTCGCTTTAGCAAATGGACATAGGGGAATAATTTTTATATTATTTTTTCGGGCAAAATCTACCGCGCCGAGAACAAGTTGTTTGCCTACGCCTTTTCCGTTAAATGCTTCTTCAACTTCGGTATGGTCGATGATAAATTTGTCTGTTCCAGCCCAAGTGTATGTCATAAGGCCGGCATGCGCGCCATCATATAAGGCTTCAAAGTCGCCTTTTTTTTCAGTATTGTGTTGTACGATTTCAAGCATCTGCATTAATTTTTGTGTTTATTGCAATATTTCCTGTCAAGGTTTTGTGTACGGGACATTTCTCTGCAATTAATAAAATTTTTTTTAATTGTTCTTCATCTGGATGAAAAGAGGAGAAGCTAATCGTTCGGGTAAATGTAGCACTATTCGTTTCTGG from Rhizosphaericola mali includes:
- a CDS encoding GNAT family N-acetyltransferase, with the translated sequence MLEIVQHNTEKKGDFEALYDGAHAGLMTYTWAGTDKFIIDHTEVEEAFNGKGVGKQLVLGAVDFARKNNIKIIPLCPFAKATFEKNQDLHDVLF